From a region of the Poecile atricapillus isolate bPoeAtr1 chromosome 4, bPoeAtr1.hap1, whole genome shotgun sequence genome:
- the SMIM19 gene encoding small integral membrane protein 19 isoform X2: MAAAAAGAGGAGGGGASAALGDGGAIDYSVHEAWNEATNVYLLVVLASLALLVYARRNKRRIMRIFTLPPAAETPPEPNFYDSMKKIRLRQQLEMYSIARKYEQQQQQPPKQTESVQLSVE, from the exons atggcggcggcggcggcgggggccggcggggcgggcggcggcggcgcctcgGCGGCGCTGGGCGACGGCGGCGCCATCGACTACTCGGTGCACGAGGCGTGGAACGAGGCCACCAACGTGTacctgctggtggtgctggccAGCCTCGCCCTGCTGGTCTACGCGCGGCG GAACAAGAGGAGGATCATGCGCATCTTCACCCTGCCCCCGGCCGCCGAGACGCCGCCCGAGCCCAACTTCTACGACAGCATGAAGAAGATCCGCCTGcggcagcagctggagatgtACTCCATCG caaGGAAGTAtgaacaacagcagcagcagccaccaaaACAGACTGAAAGCGTACAGCTCTCAGTGGAATGA